CTGGCCAGCGCTGTATGTAATCGCGCAATATAATCCCGAAAAGACTCTGGGTCTTCTTTTTGAACCCGCTCGTTAAAGGTGTCTTTTTCATCGAACTCACAAAAAGCCCCCTGTATCTCGAAGACACTGGCGTAATCGCCTGTGTGGGTGACAAAAATGTAAGGGGCTTGCAAGGCAGGTCGAAGCATTTTGTCTTCTTCTGTTAAACCAATCACGGTACGCAGATCACAATAAGCAGTGAAATCTTTCCCTAAGGTGTAGCGAGAGACGGCGGCGAGTGCAGATTCAATCTGTGTGAGGATTTTTTCAATCATGGTGATAATCCAATCAGAGATAATAAAATTCATTGTTTCGTGTAGCGATACGAGATACTATATAAATATGATAATTAGTTTCCGACACAAGGGCCTTGAGACGTTTTATCGTACGGGTTCAACCAGAGGTATACAGGCCAAGCATGCTGTTAAGTTGAATCGCCTCTTAGCTTCCCTGGACGCGGCTAGCCTGCCAAAAGAATTGAGTTATCCAGGCTACAAACTGCATTCACTGCAAGGGACGTTGAAAGGATATTGGTCTGTATGGGTGAGTGGTCATTGGCGGCTCACCTTCCGTTTTGTTC
This genomic window from Candidatus Hamiltonella defensa 5AT (Acyrthosiphon pisum) contains:
- a CDS encoding type II toxin-antitoxin system RelE/ParE family toxin — its product is MIISFRHKGLETFYRTGSTRGIQAKHAVKLNRLLASLDAASLPKELSYPGYKLHSLQGTLKGYWSVWVSGHWRLTFRFVHGDVELIDYLDYH